From the Exiguobacterium aurantiacum genome, one window contains:
- a CDS encoding UDP-N-acetylmuramoyl-L-alanyl-D-glutamate--2,6-diaminopimelate ligase, producing MLKTMQDLLAELKQLVTWTYLDNPAETVIEGISLSSKEIKQNFLFVCISGYRHDGHDYVNEAIHNGAVAIIAERPIEARMPVIYCKDTKQALGELANAFYDYPSTRLRLHGVTGTNGKTTTTALAHQLFDQLSISAGLIGTLGITYAGQTFETPNTTPDSLTIQRHLHAMVKADVTDCLIEVSSQAIAEGRISSLSFDTTSFLNLSHDHLDYHGTMETYAYTKAQLFAQLSDAGCGIVNGDDPYHELMRSVAPPQASRFVFSRHSSVADLFGQTEDDRFIVHMDGKTASSALPFQEDYNLDNTLCAISIVHQSGVTLQAIIPRLSNLSLPSGRLEKVTGITTPVYIDYGHTPDAIEKVVTSLTTRHSRVLVLLSAAGERDRMKRRMMTDVVAASGADFILTVHDPRHEEPQQILADLADGQSAELARFNEREEAIRFFCERMVDYDCGVLFGKGHDRVERIQDDLLPFDEAELVRQFFRP from the coding sequence GTGCTCAAAACGATGCAAGACCTGTTGGCAGAGCTAAAACAGCTCGTGACATGGACGTATTTAGACAACCCTGCCGAAACTGTGATCGAAGGCATTTCCTTATCCTCAAAAGAAATCAAACAAAATTTTTTATTCGTCTGTATCTCGGGGTATCGCCACGACGGCCATGACTACGTAAACGAGGCAATCCACAACGGGGCCGTCGCTATCATCGCCGAACGTCCGATTGAAGCCCGGATGCCTGTCATCTATTGCAAAGATACAAAACAGGCTTTAGGCGAACTCGCCAATGCGTTCTATGATTATCCGTCGACGCGACTTCGTCTGCATGGCGTCACCGGGACGAACGGAAAAACGACGACGACCGCGCTCGCCCATCAACTGTTCGACCAACTCAGCATATCCGCCGGCTTGATCGGCACACTCGGTATCACGTATGCCGGTCAGACGTTCGAGACACCAAACACGACACCCGATTCGCTGACGATTCAGCGTCACCTCCATGCCATGGTCAAAGCCGATGTGACGGATTGTCTGATTGAAGTCTCTTCCCAAGCCATCGCGGAGGGACGCATCTCCAGTCTCTCCTTCGACACGACCTCGTTTCTCAATCTGTCGCACGATCATTTAGACTATCACGGCACGATGGAGACGTATGCGTACACGAAAGCTCAATTGTTCGCGCAATTGTCGGATGCGGGTTGTGGAATCGTCAATGGTGACGACCCATATCATGAGCTCATGCGGTCCGTCGCACCTCCTCAGGCGAGTCGGTTCGTGTTCAGCCGCCACTCGTCTGTAGCCGATTTATTCGGACAGACGGAAGATGACCGTTTTATCGTTCATATGGACGGAAAGACGGCGTCATCTGCGCTCCCGTTTCAAGAAGACTATAACCTCGACAACACGTTGTGTGCGATCAGTATCGTCCATCAGTCGGGAGTGACCTTACAAGCAATCATCCCTCGCCTCTCGAACTTGAGCTTACCGAGCGGTCGACTCGAGAAAGTGACGGGCATCACGACACCAGTCTATATCGATTACGGGCACACCCCGGATGCCATTGAAAAAGTCGTGACATCGCTAACGACCCGTCACTCTCGCGTGCTCGTGTTGCTCAGCGCCGCCGGTGAGCGAGACCGGATGAAACGTCGGATGATGACCGATGTGGTCGCTGCTTCAGGCGCCGATTTCATCTTGACGGTCCATGACCCGCGTCATGAGGAACCCCAGCAAATCCTCGCCGATTTAGCGGATGGTCAGTCTGCCGAACTCGCCCGGTTCAACGAGCGCGAAGAAGCCATCCGTTTCTTCTGTGAGCGGATGGTAGACTATGACTGTGGGGTCCTGTTCGGAAAAGGACATGACCGCGTCGAGCGCATACAAGATGACCTCTTGCCGTTCGACGAAGCCGAACTTGTCCGACAGTTCTTTCGCCCCTGA
- a CDS encoding DUF305 domain-containing protein gives MKPYAKFGVMILVSTFLMYWLMYLNVFQLNHVFFSQTRLYMALIMGSVMAFVMLLFMWGMYKNKKLNAVILGVSALVFGLSLWLVRSQTTVDDVSWMRAMIPHHSIAILTSERAEIEDPRVKQLSEDIIEAQRSEIEEMKRLIEELEKEEAEAAEEAESQTKAAE, from the coding sequence ATGAAACCTTATGCAAAATTCGGAGTGATGATTCTCGTGTCGACGTTCCTCATGTATTGGCTCATGTATTTGAACGTGTTCCAACTCAATCACGTCTTCTTCAGTCAGACGCGTCTGTACATGGCGCTCATCATGGGCTCGGTCATGGCGTTCGTCATGCTGCTGTTCATGTGGGGCATGTATAAGAACAAGAAGTTGAACGCCGTCATCTTAGGCGTGAGTGCGCTCGTGTTCGGCTTGTCGCTATGGCTCGTCCGTAGCCAGACGACGGTCGATGACGTCAGTTGGATGCGCGCGATGATCCCGCACCACTCAATCGCCATCTTGACGAGCGAACGGGCGGAGATCGAGGACCCGCGCGTAAAACAGTTGTCGGAAGACATCATCGAAGCACAACGAAGTGAAATTGAAGAGATGAAGCGATTGATTGAAGAGTTAGAAAAAGAAGAAGCGGAAGCGGCTGAAGAAGCCGAATCGCAAACGAAAGCGGCCGAGTGA
- a CDS encoding IS1182 family transposase, with the protein MIRKSTESETNRTQLEMVTLDELVPADHLVRKIEAVIDFEFIYPLVEDLYSEDRGRPSVDPVVLIKMAFLQYLFGIRSMRQTIREIETNVAYRWFLGFGFTDKVPHFSTFGKNYVRRFQYTSLFDDIFYHILEQAADAGFIDRAVLFVDSTHVKANANKRKLVKKTVRQEVKHYQEQLDAEVERDREESGKKPLGPKKNQAEETKEIKVSTTDPESGYYVKGEREKQFAYSVHAASDAHGFVLGAIVTPGNVHDSVAFPNLLDKVSDRLIQPFAVAADSAYKNPAIAKLLIDRGILPVFPYTRPKGKKGAFKTKDFIYDEHHDVYICPNNELLTYSTTMREGKRKYVSNPAVCVNCPLLEQCTKSQKHQRIIERHLWQPYMDEVEDLRHTELNRNIYDRRKQTVERVFADAKEKHGMRWTRYRGLEKVSMQAMLTFAALNLKKMAGWAWKNAQPA; encoded by the coding sequence ATGATCAGGAAATCAACAGAATCGGAAACCAATCGGACACAACTGGAGATGGTCACGCTCGACGAGCTTGTGCCAGCGGACCATCTGGTCCGAAAAATCGAGGCGGTGATCGACTTTGAGTTCATCTATCCGCTCGTGGAGGACTTATATTCTGAGGACCGTGGCCGGCCAAGCGTCGACCCTGTCGTTCTGATCAAGATGGCCTTCCTTCAGTACCTGTTCGGTATCCGATCCATGCGACAGACAATTCGTGAGATCGAGACGAACGTCGCATACCGTTGGTTTCTCGGGTTCGGATTCACGGACAAGGTGCCACATTTCTCGACGTTCGGGAAGAACTATGTGCGTCGGTTCCAGTACACGAGCTTATTCGATGACATCTTCTATCATATCCTTGAACAGGCTGCGGACGCAGGGTTCATCGATCGCGCCGTCCTATTCGTAGACTCGACACACGTCAAAGCGAACGCAAACAAGCGGAAGCTCGTCAAGAAGACCGTCCGGCAAGAGGTGAAACACTATCAGGAACAACTCGATGCCGAGGTCGAGCGAGACCGCGAAGAAAGTGGAAAGAAGCCCTTAGGGCCAAAAAAGAATCAGGCGGAGGAGACGAAGGAAATCAAGGTCAGCACGACAGACCCTGAGAGTGGATATTACGTAAAAGGTGAGCGTGAGAAGCAGTTCGCTTACTCTGTCCATGCGGCGAGCGACGCCCATGGGTTCGTGCTCGGTGCTATCGTCACACCGGGTAACGTGCACGATAGTGTAGCGTTCCCCAATCTGCTCGACAAGGTCTCCGACCGCCTGATTCAACCGTTCGCCGTCGCCGCCGACTCCGCCTATAAAAATCCGGCCATTGCCAAGCTGTTGATTGACCGTGGGATCCTGCCGGTCTTCCCATACACCCGCCCGAAGGGTAAGAAGGGCGCCTTCAAGACCAAGGATTTCATCTACGACGAGCACCATGACGTCTACATCTGCCCAAACAACGAGTTATTAACGTACAGCACGACGATGCGCGAGGGGAAACGCAAGTACGTCTCGAATCCCGCGGTTTGTGTGAACTGCCCGCTGCTCGAGCAGTGCACGAAGAGCCAGAAGCACCAGCGGATCATCGAGCGACACCTCTGGCAACCCTATATGGACGAGGTCGAAGACCTCCGCCACACGGAATTGAACCGCAACATCTATGACCGTCGTAAACAGACGGTCGAGCGCGTGTTCGCGGACGCAAAAGAGAAGCATGGCATGCGTTGGACCCGTTATCGGGGACTTGAAAAAGTTTCAATGCAGGCGATGCTTACTTTTGCTGCCCTCAATCTCAAGAAGATGGCGGGCTGGGCATGGAAGAACGCCCAGCCCGCCTGA
- a CDS encoding TerC family protein, with amino-acid sequence MTLLIAFLALVIFMLALDLGVFHRKAHEVSLREAWTWTFVWIGIALAFGGWLFHSQGSTAATEYASVYFIEKALAIDNVFVFSLVFAYFAIPLKYQHKVLLWGILGAILFRAVFIVAGVSLLENFGWVYYVFGAFLVYTGWMMFKNIGKDESLEENKTIRWLERRLPITQDISSGKFTQRINGKLFFTPLFIALIFIELSDIVFAVDSVAASFAYSLDPYIIFYANIMAILGLRSLYFVLANLIDRFYYLKHGLSFMLVFIGTKMIFGDVYKMPIWMSLGTIVLVILISVVYSFYKTKPNEQMNV; translated from the coding sequence TTGACCCTACTCATCGCCTTTTTGGCACTCGTCATCTTCATGCTCGCACTTGATCTCGGGGTGTTCCACCGCAAGGCACACGAAGTCTCGCTCCGCGAGGCATGGACATGGACGTTCGTCTGGATCGGGATCGCTCTCGCGTTCGGCGGTTGGTTGTTCCACTCGCAAGGAAGCACGGCCGCGACCGAATACGCGAGCGTCTACTTCATCGAGAAGGCACTCGCCATCGATAACGTGTTCGTCTTCTCGCTCGTCTTCGCCTACTTCGCGATTCCGCTCAAGTACCAACATAAGGTGTTGTTATGGGGTATCCTCGGTGCGATTCTTTTCCGGGCCGTATTCATCGTCGCAGGCGTCTCGCTCTTGGAAAACTTCGGTTGGGTCTATTACGTGTTCGGTGCCTTCCTCGTCTACACCGGCTGGATGATGTTTAAGAACATCGGTAAGGATGAGTCGCTCGAAGAGAACAAGACGATTCGTTGGCTCGAGCGCCGCTTGCCGATCACGCAAGACATCTCGTCCGGGAAGTTCACGCAACGCATCAACGGCAAGCTGTTCTTCACGCCGCTCTTCATCGCGCTGATTTTTATCGAGCTGTCGGATATCGTCTTCGCCGTCGACTCGGTCGCGGCCAGCTTCGCCTACTCGCTCGATCCGTATATCATCTTCTACGCGAACATTATGGCGATTCTTGGACTCCGTAGCCTCTACTTCGTGCTCGCCAACTTGATTGATCGCTTCTACTACTTGAAGCACGGACTCAGCTTTATGCTTGTCTTCATCGGGACGAAGATGATATTCGGTGACGTGTACAAGATGCCAATCTGGATGTCGCTCGGGACGATCGTGCTCGTCATTTTGATCAGTGTCGTCTATAGCTTCTACAAAACGAAACCAAATGAGCAGATGAACGTATAA
- a CDS encoding aldo/keto reductase: MEYVKLGNTGLDVSRLCLGCMGFGDANRWIHDWVLDEAATRPIIKQALDLGINFFDTANIYSKGTSEEYVGRALRDYANRDEIVLATKVHGRMHDGPNGGGLSRKAILSEIDHSLKRLETDYVDLYIIHRWDYDTPIEETMEALHDVVKSGKARYIGASAMYAWQFQKALHVAERNNWTRFVSMQNHLNLIYREEEREMLPLCREERIGVTPYSPLASGRLTRDVSTVTHRSETDVIQRSKYDATMDADRLIIERVAAIAETRGITRTQVALAWLLQQDTVTSPIVGATKARHLDEAVGALNVTLTADEIASLEEPYVPHAVVGAL, translated from the coding sequence ATGGAATACGTAAAACTTGGCAATACGGGACTCGACGTCTCGCGTCTCTGTCTCGGTTGCATGGGCTTCGGCGATGCGAACCGATGGATCCACGACTGGGTGCTCGATGAGGCAGCGACCCGTCCGATCATCAAACAAGCGCTTGACCTCGGCATCAACTTCTTTGACACGGCGAACATCTACTCGAAAGGCACGAGTGAGGAGTATGTCGGACGTGCGCTTCGTGATTATGCGAACCGGGACGAGATCGTGCTCGCGACAAAAGTTCACGGTCGGATGCACGACGGCCCGAACGGTGGCGGGTTGTCGCGGAAGGCGATTCTGTCCGAGATCGACCATAGCTTGAAACGGCTCGAGACCGACTATGTCGACCTGTATATCATCCATCGCTGGGATTACGATACGCCGATTGAAGAGACGATGGAGGCGCTCCATGACGTCGTCAAGTCCGGGAAGGCCCGATATATCGGCGCATCAGCAATGTACGCCTGGCAGTTTCAAAAAGCGCTCCACGTGGCGGAACGGAACAACTGGACCCGGTTCGTGTCGATGCAAAACCATTTGAACTTGATTTATCGGGAAGAAGAGCGTGAAATGCTGCCGCTCTGCCGTGAAGAACGGATCGGTGTGACGCCGTACAGTCCGCTCGCCTCGGGGCGCCTGACACGCGACGTGTCGACCGTGACCCACCGCTCCGAGACGGATGTGATTCAACGTTCGAAGTATGACGCGACGATGGACGCCGACCGGCTCATCATCGAACGAGTCGCCGCGATCGCCGAGACGCGCGGAATCACCCGGACGCAAGTCGCCCTCGCTTGGCTCCTACAACAAGACACGGTCACGTCACCGATCGTCGGCGCCACGAAAGCGCGTCATTTGGACGAGGCCGTCGGTGCTTTGAACGTCACGCTGACAGCGGACGAAATCGCTTCGCTCGAAGAACCGTACGTGCCGCATGCGGTCGTCGGTGCGTTATGA
- a CDS encoding AraC family transcriptional regulator — translation MIEIITRHIPGDGVHPTIVPALTFIHESMVTEPITRVNEPSFCLILQGGKEMLFGDERLVYEGGHYLVASVDLPVTGQVTKASTELPYVALKLELTIDDLIDAVGHVELTEPREPKRGMYIADADEALFDVALRLARLVDTPDHVALAPLYKRELLYWVAQGSNGEMLRQLAFEGSQAFRIKRVIDHLMTHFNETIRSEELARVANMSVSTLHRHFKEVTAMSPLQFQKQLRLQEARRLLLMQATDVGEAAFQVGYESQSQFSREYARLFGLSPRADVRQQRQL, via the coding sequence TTGATTGAGATCATTACACGACACATACCGGGGGACGGGGTGCATCCGACGATTGTTCCGGCGCTGACGTTCATTCATGAATCGATGGTGACCGAGCCGATCACCCGCGTCAATGAACCGTCGTTTTGCCTAATCCTGCAGGGTGGCAAAGAGATGTTGTTCGGTGACGAACGGCTCGTCTACGAGGGCGGACATTACCTCGTCGCCTCGGTCGACTTGCCTGTGACGGGTCAAGTGACGAAAGCGAGCACAGAACTGCCATACGTGGCACTGAAACTCGAGTTGACGATTGATGACTTGATCGATGCCGTCGGACACGTCGAACTGACCGAACCGCGTGAACCGAAGCGAGGCATGTATATCGCCGATGCCGACGAGGCGTTGTTCGATGTCGCGCTCCGGCTCGCCCGTCTCGTCGACACACCGGATCACGTGGCACTCGCGCCGCTTTATAAGCGCGAGCTCCTGTATTGGGTGGCGCAAGGGTCGAACGGGGAGATGCTGCGGCAGTTGGCGTTTGAAGGGAGTCAGGCGTTCCGCATCAAACGCGTCATCGACCATTTGATGACCCATTTCAACGAGACGATTCGGAGTGAGGAGTTGGCCCGCGTCGCCAATATGAGCGTCTCGACGCTCCACCGTCATTTCAAGGAAGTGACGGCGATGAGCCCGCTCCAATTCCAAAAGCAGTTGCGGCTCCAAGAGGCGAGACGGCTGTTGCTCATGCAGGCGACGGACGTGGGCGAGGCGGCGTTCCAGGTCGGCTATGAGAGCCAATCGCAGTTCAGCCGCGAGTATGCCCGGTTGTTCGGGCTGTCGCCTCGGGCCGACGTGCGGCAACAACGACAGCTTTGA
- a CDS encoding Cof-type HAD-IIB family hydrolase gives MRHIIFLDVDGTLVDDHGNIPESAKRAVRQARQNGHLVFLSTGRSKAELFSDILDVGFDGIIGAAGGYIELEEKVLYHQQVSTDDLSHLISFFTEHGIDFYLESNDGLFAGGNAKARVATMIDELMADNPEASATIERGLKPFHDAMMEGVDLVRPDVNKISFLGSSVPLDVIQQEFASRFTVIPSTVAVFGANSGELSIPGVNKATAIATLLEHLGLERAQTFAYGDGLNDIEMLEYVKVGVAMGNAKPEVKRVADDVTDACDQDGLFNSFRKYGLM, from the coding sequence ATGCGACACATCATCTTTTTAGACGTCGACGGCACGCTCGTCGATGACCACGGCAACATCCCGGAATCAGCCAAACGGGCCGTCCGACAGGCGCGACAGAACGGCCATCTCGTCTTCTTATCGACCGGGCGCTCGAAGGCCGAGCTGTTCTCGGACATTCTCGACGTCGGCTTTGATGGCATCATCGGGGCGGCCGGAGGCTACATCGAGCTCGAGGAGAAAGTGCTGTACCATCAACAAGTCTCGACGGACGACCTGAGCCACCTCATCTCGTTCTTCACTGAACACGGCATCGACTTCTATCTCGAGTCGAACGACGGCCTGTTCGCCGGCGGCAACGCCAAGGCGCGCGTGGCGACGATGATCGACGAGTTGATGGCGGACAATCCGGAAGCGAGCGCGACGATCGAGCGCGGCTTAAAGCCATTCCATGACGCGATGATGGAAGGGGTCGACCTCGTCCGTCCCGACGTGAACAAAATCTCGTTCCTCGGCTCATCCGTCCCACTCGACGTGATCCAACAAGAGTTCGCATCCCGCTTCACCGTCATCCCGAGCACGGTCGCCGTATTCGGGGCCAACAGCGGGGAGCTGTCCATCCCGGGTGTCAACAAAGCGACGGCGATTGCGACGTTGCTCGAACATCTAGGGCTCGAGCGAGCGCAGACGTTCGCCTACGGGGACGGGTTGAACGACATCGAGATGCTCGAATACGTCAAGGTCGGTGTCGCCATGGGGAACGCCAAACCCGAGGTCAAGCGCGTCGCGGACGACGTGACGGATGCGTGTGATCAAGACGGACTCTTCAATAGCTTTAGAAAATATGGACTGATGTAA
- a CDS encoding MarR family winged helix-turn-helix transcriptional regulator — MRHDQRELEWDDRFKLFVDEFDRDAIAILTSIDHFAHTMRSHFENQVLVHYRLSWTAFAILYELFIHGKLEVRDLAGKIGISKATVSNVSKTLEKNGYCGRESDKKDRRMTRLFLTESGEETVATLYPKFHAEERRLVRHLDTGEKKTLLRLLNKMNDKGESESNETDV, encoded by the coding sequence ATGAGACACGACCAGCGAGAACTAGAATGGGACGACCGATTCAAACTTTTTGTAGATGAATTCGATCGTGATGCCATAGCAATTTTGACATCGATTGATCATTTTGCACACACGATGAGAAGTCACTTTGAGAATCAAGTGCTCGTTCATTATCGTCTATCTTGGACCGCCTTCGCGATTCTTTACGAACTGTTCATCCACGGAAAGCTAGAAGTGCGTGATTTAGCGGGCAAAATTGGTATCAGTAAGGCCACGGTCAGTAATGTGTCAAAGACGCTTGAGAAGAATGGCTATTGCGGACGTGAGAGCGACAAAAAAGATCGCCGTATGACACGACTATTTTTGACCGAATCCGGTGAAGAGACAGTAGCGACACTATACCCGAAGTTCCATGCGGAGGAACGCCGACTCGTCCGACATTTGGACACGGGTGAGAAAAAGACATTGCTTCGATTATTAAACAAAATGAACGACAAAGGAGAGAGTGAGTCGAATGAGACAGACGTTTGA
- the tyrS gene encoding tyrosine--tRNA ligase, which produces MRQTFEEMTLTDEQLLEVERQMAEYTQGVDDIIPTEELRMKVAKSLLNNRPLKVKLGLDPSAPDIHLGHTVVLNKIRQFQENGHEIHLIIGDFTGKIGDPTGKSTARVQLTDEVVKQNAQTYFDQFGKLIDMDRVVLHYNSKWLKGLSLEDVIGLAGKITVARMIERDDFEERLALGKPISLHEFFYPLLQGYDSIHLESDIEIGGTDQHFNILMGRHFQEKFRREKQVAILMPLLEGLDGVEKMSKSKHNYIGIDESPADMYGKTMSLPDELMPKFFTLATGFPQETIEATLRALLSGSLHPRDAKMKLAKRFVELYHGEEAAEQAEQGFKRVFQLRLLPEDMEQRKISDGESLTLLEAVMKFDLFSSKSEARRMIAGGGVRINGDKQTDGDAPILLKAGMILQVGKRKFIQLKD; this is translated from the coding sequence ATGAGACAGACGTTTGAAGAGATGACACTGACCGATGAGCAGTTACTGGAAGTCGAGAGGCAGATGGCTGAATACACGCAAGGGGTGGACGACATCATTCCTACCGAAGAGCTGAGGATGAAAGTAGCGAAATCGCTGCTCAATAATCGTCCACTCAAGGTCAAGCTCGGCCTCGATCCCTCGGCGCCCGATATTCATTTAGGACACACTGTCGTGTTAAACAAGATTCGCCAATTTCAAGAAAACGGTCATGAGATTCACTTGATTATTGGTGATTTCACTGGAAAGATTGGAGACCCGACCGGGAAATCAACCGCACGGGTCCAACTGACGGATGAAGTGGTCAAACAAAATGCGCAAACGTATTTTGATCAATTCGGCAAGCTGATCGATATGGACCGTGTCGTCCTGCACTATAATTCAAAATGGTTGAAAGGACTCAGCCTCGAGGATGTCATCGGCCTAGCCGGTAAAATCACAGTCGCTCGTATGATTGAACGGGATGATTTCGAGGAACGGCTCGCCCTTGGTAAACCGATTTCCCTCCATGAGTTCTTTTACCCCCTATTGCAAGGGTATGACTCGATTCATCTCGAAAGCGATATTGAAATTGGAGGAACCGATCAACATTTCAACATCTTGATGGGACGACATTTCCAAGAAAAGTTCAGACGAGAAAAACAAGTCGCCATCTTGATGCCGCTTTTAGAAGGGCTCGATGGGGTCGAGAAGATGTCGAAATCAAAACACAACTACATCGGTATCGATGAGTCACCCGCGGACATGTATGGGAAGACGATGTCGCTTCCGGATGAGCTCATGCCAAAGTTTTTCACGTTGGCAACCGGATTCCCACAAGAAACGATTGAGGCGACGTTACGCGCACTCTTGTCAGGGAGCTTACACCCACGAGATGCGAAAATGAAACTCGCTAAACGGTTCGTCGAGCTATACCACGGCGAAGAGGCGGCGGAACAAGCCGAACAAGGTTTCAAACGAGTGTTTCAGCTTCGATTATTGCCGGAGGATATGGAACAACGAAAAATTTCAGATGGCGAATCTTTGACGTTACTTGAGGCAGTCATGAAGTTCGACTTATTCTCTTCAAAGAGTGAGGCGAGGCGCATGATTGCCGGCGGTGGAGTCCGCATCAATGGGGACAAACAAACGGATGGCGACGCGCCGATTCTACTCAAAGCCGGTATGATTCTACAAGTCGGTAAACGTAAGTTCATTCAACTGAAAGACTAA
- a CDS encoding Rrf2 family transcriptional regulator, which produces MSISSRFAVGIHILTLIEVNKDGVTSSDFLAGSVNTNPALIRKIMAMLKKADLIEVKPGVAGAKLTKDLTEISLYDVYRAVSVVEENELFSIHDNPNPACPVGQHIQATIEPIFIHAQSAMESVLKHVTLADVVNDMDKTST; this is translated from the coding sequence ATGTCCATCAGTAGCCGTTTCGCGGTCGGCATTCACATCTTGACGTTGATCGAGGTCAATAAGGACGGTGTCACCTCGTCTGACTTTTTGGCCGGCAGTGTCAACACGAACCCGGCCTTGATTCGAAAAATCATGGCCATGTTGAAGAAAGCCGATTTGATCGAAGTGAAGCCTGGCGTCGCCGGAGCCAAACTTACGAAAGACTTGACCGAGATTTCGCTCTATGACGTCTATCGCGCCGTCAGTGTTGTTGAGGAGAATGAGCTGTTCAGTATCCATGACAATCCGAACCCAGCGTGCCCCGTCGGCCAACATATCCAAGCGACGATCGAACCGATTTTCATCCATGCCCAATCGGCGATGGAGTCTGTGTTGAAGCATGTGACCCTCGCCGATGTCGTCAACGACATGGATAAAACGAGCACGTAA
- a CDS encoding SDR family oxidoreductase, with amino-acid sequence MKYLVTGATGKLGSKIVDVLLKSVPASELAVSVRNPEKAEALKAKGVDVRHGDFDKPETLDEAFKGVERLLIISADGDNDTRIRQHANAVEAAERAGVSFIAYTSLADATDSQNLMAPPHVETEGAIERTGIPHAFLRNNWYLENELGSIQGVLAGAPWVTAARDGKVGWALQEDYAEAIANVLMADDFEQDIFELSGPLHTQAELVEALGEVLGREVTLQEVSNDAYAGVMRGAGVPEGAIPIVVGIQDSIRNGSLEVESNDFELVLGRPVTPLKEALQKLVSTL; translated from the coding sequence ATGAAATACTTAGTCACAGGTGCAACCGGAAAACTCGGTTCGAAAATTGTCGATGTGTTACTCAAATCGGTACCCGCAAGTGAACTCGCGGTCAGTGTGCGCAACCCTGAAAAAGCAGAAGCACTGAAAGCGAAAGGGGTCGATGTACGCCACGGCGACTTCGACAAGCCGGAGACGCTCGATGAGGCGTTCAAAGGTGTCGAACGACTGCTCATCATCTCGGCGGACGGGGACAACGACACCCGCATCCGTCAACATGCGAACGCCGTCGAGGCGGCTGAACGCGCAGGCGTATCGTTCATCGCCTATACGAGTCTCGCCGACGCGACAGATAGCCAAAACCTGATGGCACCACCGCATGTCGAGACGGAAGGCGCGATCGAACGGACGGGGATCCCGCATGCGTTCTTGCGCAACAACTGGTACTTAGAGAATGAGCTCGGCAGCATTCAAGGCGTGCTCGCCGGCGCACCTTGGGTGACGGCGGCCCGTGACGGAAAAGTCGGTTGGGCGCTGCAAGAAGACTACGCCGAAGCGATTGCGAACGTTCTGATGGCGGACGATTTCGAACAAGATATCTTCGAATTGTCAGGCCCGCTCCATACGCAAGCCGAACTCGTCGAGGCGCTCGGTGAAGTGCTCGGGCGCGAAGTGACGCTCCAAGAAGTGAGTAATGACGCTTACGCTGGCGTCATGCGCGGCGCCGGGGTGCCGGAAGGGGCGATTCCGATCGTCGTCGGCATTCAAGATAGCATCCGCAACGGCTCGCTCGAGGTCGAGTCGAACGATTTCGAGTTGGTGCTCGGTCGTCCGGTGACACCGCTCAAAGAGGCGCTTCAAAAGCTCGTTTCGACGTTATAA